A part of Deltaproteobacteria bacterium genomic DNA contains:
- the mutS gene encoding DNA mismatch repair protein MutS produces MEKSSQTPLMKQYWEIKNQHPDKIVFFRMGDFFELFFEDAQTAAPLLGITLTSRNKKSQEQTPMCGVPYHSVSNGINKLLSLGVKVAICDQVEDPRLAKGIVKREVTKILTPGMVFDFDTLEATKSNFLACFYKEFVYFYEASTFESFKIHYTQDRELKRIVSSFEVSELVFCEEEKKTLAESLVKTVTLRKVDHNDSGGEVLLEYLRYLNPLWNPTGDLFPERVLNSKLNLPSSAVKHLELFETYKGDNKNSLFGCINHTKTASGSRKLKSWMRFPLTDVKAIEERQEILEFFLQKVHVLKKIREIFIYVSDFERKLAKIDQAQCLVRDIQGLFSSVMTCEEILRILAESGYPLDEKSLSPFFELKKYVEGRNLQLNEEPPLSLRQGGIFKKNFFSDLDEWIELATNSQSLVMELEQRERNKTGISSLKIRYNQVFGYFIEVTHTHSEKVPPEYKRKQTLTNAERFYTEELLELEKKVLQAQSRRSELEYLYFEELKKEILSKSQVILELSHRVSEIDALSSLAWLALESNYVKPILEKDSDIKIVEGRHPVIEKVLNTRFVPNSIEVKKNECWLITGPNMAGKSTLMRQVALIQILAQMGSFVPASYCRLPILESIHTRIGASDNLSEGLSTFMVEMTETADMLKEATSRSLILLDEIGRGTATYDGLSLAEAIVEFLIHQVKAYTLFATHYHELTEFSHRFTFVKNAHMAITENHGKIDFLHLLKPGPAEKSYGIQVAELSGMPLEVTEKAKKYLVLKLDSQAEKKTNKQLSLFDQETLTPRKVELGETDLGELDKFKIIKKKICKIDIAKTTPLQALVHLNSLKENLESQF; encoded by the coding sequence ATGGAAAAAAGTTCACAAACCCCCTTAATGAAGCAATATTGGGAAATAAAAAATCAACATCCAGATAAGATCGTATTTTTTCGTATGGGTGATTTTTTTGAACTTTTTTTCGAAGACGCTCAGACCGCAGCACCCTTGCTAGGGATTACCTTAACTTCGCGGAATAAGAAAAGCCAAGAGCAGACACCCATGTGTGGAGTTCCCTATCACTCGGTTTCCAATGGGATTAATAAGTTGCTTTCCCTTGGAGTGAAAGTGGCCATTTGCGACCAAGTGGAGGACCCAAGGCTAGCTAAAGGTATTGTTAAAAGAGAAGTGACCAAAATTTTAACTCCTGGGATGGTCTTTGATTTTGATACTTTGGAGGCTACCAAGTCTAATTTTTTAGCCTGCTTTTACAAAGAGTTCGTCTATTTTTATGAAGCCTCGACCTTTGAGTCTTTCAAAATTCACTACACCCAAGACAGAGAGCTCAAAAGAATTGTTTCCTCTTTTGAGGTTAGTGAGCTTGTTTTTTGCGAAGAAGAAAAAAAAACCCTAGCTGAATCTTTGGTAAAGACAGTGACTTTGAGGAAGGTGGACCATAATGATTCAGGTGGAGAGGTATTGCTTGAATACCTACGGTATTTAAACCCGCTTTGGAACCCAACGGGCGACTTATTTCCAGAAAGAGTTTTGAACTCAAAGTTAAATTTGCCATCGAGCGCCGTCAAACATCTTGAACTTTTTGAAACCTATAAAGGAGATAACAAGAATTCACTTTTTGGCTGTATCAATCACACTAAAACAGCATCGGGGAGCAGAAAATTAAAATCATGGATGAGATTTCCACTGACGGATGTAAAGGCCATTGAAGAACGACAAGAAATTCTAGAGTTTTTTCTTCAAAAAGTTCATGTTTTAAAAAAAATTCGTGAAATTTTCATTTATGTTTCTGATTTTGAAAGAAAGCTTGCCAAGATAGATCAGGCTCAATGTCTTGTAAGAGATATTCAAGGCTTGTTTTCTTCAGTTATGACATGCGAAGAAATTCTTAGAATTTTGGCAGAATCTGGGTACCCTCTGGATGAAAAGTCTCTTTCTCCATTTTTTGAGTTAAAAAAATATGTGGAAGGTAGAAATTTGCAGTTAAATGAAGAGCCCCCTTTGTCTCTGAGGCAGGGAGGAATTTTTAAAAAGAATTTTTTTTCTGATCTAGATGAATGGATAGAACTTGCGACCAACTCACAGAGTTTAGTGATGGAATTGGAACAAAGGGAAAGAAACAAAACCGGTATTTCCTCTTTGAAGATTCGCTATAATCAAGTATTTGGCTATTTCATTGAAGTCACTCACACCCATTCTGAAAAAGTTCCACCTGAGTATAAGCGGAAACAAACTCTGACCAATGCAGAACGTTTTTATACTGAAGAATTATTAGAACTTGAAAAAAAGGTTTTACAAGCTCAGTCGCGCCGGTCCGAATTGGAGTACCTGTACTTTGAAGAGCTAAAAAAAGAAATTCTCAGTAAATCTCAAGTGATATTGGAATTGTCCCATAGGGTGTCAGAGATAGACGCCCTGTCTTCATTAGCTTGGCTCGCTTTAGAGTCTAACTATGTGAAGCCCATTTTAGAGAAAGATTCTGATATTAAAATCGTGGAAGGACGACACCCTGTTATTGAGAAGGTTCTGAACACTCGGTTTGTTCCAAATAGTATAGAAGTTAAAAAAAATGAGTGTTGGCTAATCACCGGACCTAATATGGCAGGGAAAAGTACTTTAATGCGCCAGGTAGCTTTGATTCAAATTTTAGCACAAATGGGAAGTTTCGTTCCTGCTTCTTATTGCAGGTTGCCGATTTTGGAATCGATTCACACCCGCATTGGAGCCAGCGATAATCTTTCCGAAGGTTTGTCTACTTTTATGGTCGAAATGACGGAAACGGCTGACATGCTGAAAGAAGCCACGTCCAGATCTCTGATTTTGCTTGATGAGATTGGTCGCGGAACGGCAACCTATGACGGTTTGAGTTTAGCTGAAGCTATCGTAGAATTTCTGATTCATCAGGTGAAGGCCTACACTTTATTCGCAACACATTATCATGAACTTACTGAATTTTCACATCGATTTACTTTTGTTAAAAATGCCCACATGGCGATTACCGAGAATCATGGAAAAATTGATTTTTTACATCTACTAAAACCTGGACCTGCTGAAAAAAGTTATGGGATTCAGGTTGCCGAATTATCTGGGATGCCCCTGGAAGTTACTGAAAAAGCAAAAAAATATTTAGTTTTAAAGCTTGATTCTCAGGCAGAGAAGAAAACAAACAAACAATTGTCATTGTTTGATCAGGAAACCTTGACCCCAAGGAAAGTAGAGTTAGGGGAAACGGATCTGGGAGAGTTGGATAAATTTAAAATAATAAAGAAAAAAATCTGTAAAATCGATATCGCCAAAACAACGCCACTACAGGCACTAGTGCATCTTAACTCGTTAAAGGAAAATCTAGAGAGCCAGTTTTAA
- a CDS encoding EAL domain-containing protein, whose protein sequence is MSKASLVSYPSNHTLFSQGEQGDRAYIIDKGRVIIFLSKDGEEFPLSILGEGEIFGEMAIIDNQVRSASAKTLEECSLIIVTKDQLLERVQASDTVVRLLLRVLLKRLRAQNDLIVIQPKKKIFNTEKAKKEDILAVEKIKLEAKISQAFENKEFVMFYQPIVNIKTEKIIGAEALIRWFPPTGEPISPAVFMDVVEYSSLIIPFGKWIVEECFRDLKQIQTESNIKDFSVSINISGKQFHQFDFINAVEELRKKFDLVSNCIKLEMTERIMMDGNAALDTLIRFDELGYKLSIDDFGTGFSSLQYLFRMPLDNIKIDRSFIRDMLKDDKALAIVKSLIYLAQSLNMLVVAEGIEKDEEKHLLKALGVDFGQGYLFSKAIPLKDLISKLK, encoded by the coding sequence GTGTCAAAAGCATCCCTCGTCTCTTACCCATCCAACCACACTCTTTTCTCCCAAGGAGAACAAGGAGATAGAGCCTATATCATTGACAAAGGAAGAGTGATTATTTTTTTGAGCAAGGATGGTGAAGAATTCCCCTTAAGCATCCTTGGTGAAGGAGAAATTTTTGGGGAAATGGCGATTATCGATAATCAAGTCCGTTCCGCTTCGGCAAAAACTCTTGAAGAATGCAGTCTCATTATCGTCACCAAAGATCAGCTCTTGGAACGAGTTCAAGCTTCCGACACCGTCGTTCGATTACTTTTGAGGGTTTTGCTTAAAAGACTACGGGCCCAAAATGATCTGATTGTGATCCAACCTAAAAAGAAAATTTTTAATACGGAGAAAGCCAAAAAAGAAGATATCTTGGCGGTTGAAAAAATTAAATTAGAAGCCAAAATATCCCAAGCCTTTGAAAATAAAGAATTTGTGATGTTCTATCAACCCATCGTTAATATCAAAACTGAAAAAATTATTGGGGCCGAGGCCCTTATCCGCTGGTTCCCTCCCACGGGTGAACCCATTTCTCCAGCTGTTTTTATGGATGTTGTGGAGTACTCTTCCCTGATTATTCCCTTTGGAAAATGGATTGTGGAGGAATGCTTCCGCGATTTAAAACAGATCCAAACTGAATCCAACATCAAAGACTTTAGCGTTTCAATTAATATCTCGGGAAAGCAATTTCACCAATTTGATTTTATCAATGCTGTTGAAGAGTTAAGAAAGAAGTTTGATCTTGTTTCAAACTGTATCAAACTTGAAATGACTGAAAGAATTATGATGGATGGAAATGCAGCCCTAGATACCCTCATCCGTTTTGATGAGCTCGGCTACAAACTTTCCATTGATGACTTCGGCACCGGGTTTTCCAGTCTTCAGTATTTATTCCGTATGCCTCTGGATAATATCAAAATCGATCGGTCTTTTATTCGCGACATGCTCAAAGACGATAAGGCCCTGGCCATTGTTAAATCTTTAATCTATTTAGCCCAATCTCTAAACATGCTGGTAGTGGCCGAAGGTATTGAAAAAGATGAAGAAAAACATCTCTTAAAAGCCCTAGGTGTCGACTTCGGCCAAGGTTATTTATTTTCCAAGGCCATTCCCTTAAAAGACCTAATTAGTAAACTTAAATAA
- a CDS encoding cytochrome c, which produces MKLLNITLFKLKFRSNWLRLHLLFLSFFLINLSCQRQNSAHAPHSETTTPSDSKNTQNTKTLTGPSYLKDIKPIFEKSCIACHGKGSPKGNWLDYPTAFSKKELIKSRVFTKKDMPQGFDLPEDKRKLIADWVDNGAPEKTTDDSESQNPPPSSVQNPTQIPTQNPPLDSKPNVPNQPPASNQSDPTKNLEDTLTYVDHIKPLFEKYCSLCHNENTAASPMPNWLQYDVVVLKADAIFNRLILKKNMPPEGMDLPAPTEAEKQLFLNWTLKGMRYDRNK; this is translated from the coding sequence ATGAAATTACTTAATATAACTTTATTTAAGTTAAAATTCAGATCAAACTGGCTCAGACTTCATTTACTCTTCCTTTCCTTTTTTTTGATCAACTTATCTTGTCAACGACAAAACAGCGCCCATGCCCCTCATAGCGAAACGACCACACCCTCCGATTCAAAAAATACGCAAAATACAAAAACCTTAACTGGCCCAAGCTACCTCAAAGATATCAAACCTATTTTTGAAAAATCTTGTATCGCTTGCCATGGAAAAGGCTCTCCAAAAGGAAACTGGCTGGATTATCCTACCGCTTTTTCAAAGAAGGAATTGATCAAATCCAGAGTCTTTACTAAAAAAGACATGCCCCAGGGCTTTGACCTGCCCGAAGATAAAAGAAAACTAATTGCTGACTGGGTCGACAACGGCGCTCCAGAAAAAACAACTGACGATTCCGAATCTCAAAATCCACCTCCAAGCTCAGTCCAAAATCCAACTCAAATTCCAACTCAAAATCCCCCACTTGATTCAAAGCCAAATGTTCCCAATCAGCCACCTGCAAGCAATCAAAGTGACCCCACAAAGAATTTGGAAGATACCCTAACTTATGTCGATCACATAAAACCCCTTTTCGAAAAATACTGTAGCCTCTGTCATAACGAAAATACGGCTGCGTCCCCTATGCCCAATTGGTTACAATATGATGTTGTCGTCCTTAAAGCTGATGCCATTTTTAATCGCCTGATACTGAAAAAAAATATGCCTCCAGAAGGAATGGATTTACCAGCTCCCACTGAAGCTGAAAAACAGTTGTTCTTAAATTGGACTTTGAAAGGAATGAGATATGATCGCAATAAATAA
- a CDS encoding cytochrome c: MIAINNFKLPKISLFLFFLSGVFVLNLLGFNVIYSPCLAQSSASDPAAAKNLTITCTGCHGAEGLSNNSLWPNLAGQKKEYLAKQLLAFKNNERKDPLMNPIASSLSDNDIELIATYFSNLKP, encoded by the coding sequence ATGATCGCAATAAATAATTTTAAACTTCCAAAAATCTCTTTATTCTTATTTTTTTTATCCGGAGTCTTTGTATTAAATCTTCTTGGTTTTAACGTGATTTATTCACCTTGTTTGGCCCAATCAAGCGCAAGCGATCCTGCCGCTGCGAAAAATCTAACCATCACCTGCACTGGCTGCCATGGAGCCGAAGGCCTCAGCAACAATTCTCTGTGGCCAAACCTAGCCGGACAAAAAAAAGAATATTTAGCCAAGCAACTACTGGCCTTCAAAAACAATGAAAGAAAAGATCCCTTGATGAACCCTATTGCCTCTTCTCTGTCAGACAACGATATCGAGCTGATAGCTACTTACTTCTCTAATCTAAAACCGTAG